A part of Arachis hypogaea cultivar Tifrunner chromosome 12, arahy.Tifrunner.gnm2.J5K5, whole genome shotgun sequence genomic DNA contains:
- the LOC112726959 gene encoding uncharacterized protein — MENCSYEKVGLNLEATELRLGLPGSADEHDEKLSSCSYSSSSSSSVVIRSNKRSSPEESIDDEEELKSNKRTMISHHNDDQDKNVPPSKAQQVVVGWPPIRSYRKNNGVQQQQEQKKKGEEVDGVGMYVKVSMAGAPYLRKIDLNFYNTYQELLMALENMFKCTFGEYSEREGYNGSEFAPTYEDKDGDWMLVGDVPWNMFISSCKRLRIVKGSEAKGLGCL; from the exons atGGAGAATTGTAGCTATGAGAAAGTAGGTTTGAACCTTGAGGCAACAGAGTTGAGGTTGGGTTTGCCAGGCAGTGCTGATGAACATGATGAGAAACTCTCGTCATGTAgttactcatcatcatcatcatcaagtgtTGTTATTAGAAGCAACAAGAGATCTTCACCTGAAGAATCCATTGATGATGAGGAAGAGCTCAAAAGCAACAAGAGAACCATGATTTCTCATCATAATGATGACCAAGACAAAAATGTCCCACCCTCAAA AGCACAGCAAGTAGTAGTGGGGTGGCCACCAATTAGATCTTACAGGAAGAACAATGGtgtacaacaacaacaagaacaaaagaagaagggagaagaggTTGATGGGGTTGGTATGTATGTGAAAGTGAGCATGGCAGGTGCACCTTACTTGAGGAAGATTGATCTCAATTTTTACAACACCTACCAAGAATTACTCATGGCTTTGGAAAATATGTTCAAGTGCACTTTTG gTGAATATTCAGAAAGAGAAGGCTACAATGGATCTGAATTTGCTCCAACTTATGAAGACAAAGATGGTGATTGGATGTTGGTTGGAGATGTGCCATGGAA CATGTTCATTTCTTCCTGCAAGAGGCTAAGGATTGTGAAAGGATCAGAAGCTAAGGGATTGGGTTGTTTATGA
- the LOC112726957 gene encoding transcription factor UNE12 isoform X1 yields the protein MANRHPSEAPAADDFLEQILGLPNFASADSTLAGGTGASSLAAAAAAAAASPAAPMMLQLSSDDASAAYLVGATAGGGFHPSPVYELGLSLEQGNGGGFLKPEDASGSGKRFRDDVVDGRVKNVFHGQPMPTTVPAAPHPPGMRPRVRARRGQATDPHSIAERLRRERIAERIRALQELVPSVNKTDRAAMLDEIVDYVKFLRLQVKVLSMSRLGGAGAVAPLVTDIPLSSVEEEGGEGRNQPAWEKWSNDGTERQVAKLMEENVGTAMQFLQSKALCIMPISLASAIYQSQPPDTSSIVKPETNPPS from the exons ATGGCCAATCGCCATCCTTCCGAGGCTCCCGCCGCCGACGACTTCCTCGAGCAAATCCTCGGCCTCCCGAACTTCGCCTCCGCCGACTCCACCCTCGCCGGAGGAACCGGCGCCTCCTCTCTCGCCGCCGCCGCAGCTGCAGCTGCTGCTTCTCCAGCGGCGCCGATGATGCTTCAGCTAAGCTCTGACGACGCCTCCGCCGCGTACCTCGTCGGCGCCACCGCAGGTGGTGGTTTCCACCCGTCGCCGGTGTACGAGCTTGGGCTGAGCCTGGAGCAAGGGAATGGAGGAGGGTTCTTGAAGCCTGAGGATGCTTCTGGAAGTGGAAAACGGTTTCGTGACGACGTTGTTGATGGAAGAGTTAAGAAT GTTTTCCATGGGCAGCCCATGCCTACAACTGTTCCCGCTGCTCCACATCCACCAGGAATGCGCCCTCGGGTGCGGGCTCGTAGAGGTCAGGCTACAGATCCACACAGCATAGCTGAAAGG CTGCGCAGAGAAAGAATAGCTGAAAGGATCAGGGCCTTGCAAGAACTGGTTCCCAGTGTTAACAAG ACAGATAGAGCTGCTATGCTCGATGAAATTGTGGATTACGTCAAGTTCTTAAGGCTTCAAGTGAAG GTTTTGAGCATGAGTAGGCTGGGCGGTGCCGGTGCAGTGGCTCCATTAGTAACCGACATCCCATTATCATCAGTCGAG GAAGAAGGCGGCGAGGGAAGAAACCAACCAGCTTGGGAGAAGTGGTCGAATGATGGCACAGAAAGGCAAGTAGCTAAGCTAATGGAAGAAAATGTTGGCACCGCCATGCAGTTCCTTCAATCAAAAGCACTCTGCATCATGCCAATCTCACTAGCTTCAGCGATATACCAGTCACAACCACCAGACACCTCTAGCATAGTAAAGCCAGAAACTAACCCTCCTTCATAG
- the LOC112726957 gene encoding transcription factor UNE12 isoform X2 → MANRHPSEAPAADDFLEQILGLPNFASADSTLAGGTGASSLAAAAAAAAASPAAPMMLQLSSDDASAAYLVGATAGGGFHPSPVYELGLSLEQGNGGGFLKPEDASGSGKRFRDDVVDGRVFHGQPMPTTVPAAPHPPGMRPRVRARRGQATDPHSIAERLRRERIAERIRALQELVPSVNKTDRAAMLDEIVDYVKFLRLQVKVLSMSRLGGAGAVAPLVTDIPLSSVEEEGGEGRNQPAWEKWSNDGTERQVAKLMEENVGTAMQFLQSKALCIMPISLASAIYQSQPPDTSSIVKPETNPPS, encoded by the exons ATGGCCAATCGCCATCCTTCCGAGGCTCCCGCCGCCGACGACTTCCTCGAGCAAATCCTCGGCCTCCCGAACTTCGCCTCCGCCGACTCCACCCTCGCCGGAGGAACCGGCGCCTCCTCTCTCGCCGCCGCCGCAGCTGCAGCTGCTGCTTCTCCAGCGGCGCCGATGATGCTTCAGCTAAGCTCTGACGACGCCTCCGCCGCGTACCTCGTCGGCGCCACCGCAGGTGGTGGTTTCCACCCGTCGCCGGTGTACGAGCTTGGGCTGAGCCTGGAGCAAGGGAATGGAGGAGGGTTCTTGAAGCCTGAGGATGCTTCTGGAAGTGGAAAACGGTTTCGTGACGACGTTGTTGATGGAAGA GTTTTCCATGGGCAGCCCATGCCTACAACTGTTCCCGCTGCTCCACATCCACCAGGAATGCGCCCTCGGGTGCGGGCTCGTAGAGGTCAGGCTACAGATCCACACAGCATAGCTGAAAGG CTGCGCAGAGAAAGAATAGCTGAAAGGATCAGGGCCTTGCAAGAACTGGTTCCCAGTGTTAACAAG ACAGATAGAGCTGCTATGCTCGATGAAATTGTGGATTACGTCAAGTTCTTAAGGCTTCAAGTGAAG GTTTTGAGCATGAGTAGGCTGGGCGGTGCCGGTGCAGTGGCTCCATTAGTAACCGACATCCCATTATCATCAGTCGAG GAAGAAGGCGGCGAGGGAAGAAACCAACCAGCTTGGGAGAAGTGGTCGAATGATGGCACAGAAAGGCAAGTAGCTAAGCTAATGGAAGAAAATGTTGGCACCGCCATGCAGTTCCTTCAATCAAAAGCACTCTGCATCATGCCAATCTCACTAGCTTCAGCGATATACCAGTCACAACCACCAGACACCTCTAGCATAGTAAAGCCAGAAACTAACCCTCCTTCATAG
- the LOC112726958 gene encoding protein OSB1, mitochondrial, translating into MMALLQQPSSSSTSCTIFRNLLIVPNSKPKTQCLTQFQCKKMSKPISLKCSYSPYSIEQQTQQSQSQSHVACPKPSEIQWKKELCNSVSLIGVVAAPVEIKNFPSGKVLAWTRLAVKKNATQNSWINLTFWDELAHAAFQHVQKGHQIYVSGRLVTDTVESDEGKQQTYYKVVAQQLNFIEGNFSPGSSHDQDFDYTTSGKKASYPATNTGSVVELWQAFFASPGEWWDNRKNKRNPKGPDFKHKDTGEALWVDGRYNPPWVKSQLEILDSRMGSLSGHNSRMPVDMVTADEMFSF; encoded by the exons ATGATGGCGTTGTTGCAACAACCATCTTCATCATCAACGTCATGCACCATCTTCAGGAACCTTCTCATAGTTCCCAATTCAAAACCTAAAACGCAGTGTTTAACTCAGTTCCAATGCAAGAAGATGAGCAAACCAATTTCGCTCAAGTGTTCCTATTCCCCTTACTCAATCGAGCAGCAAACTCAGCAATCGCAGTCACAGTCACACGTGGCGTGCCCTAAGCCATCGGAGATTCAGTGGAAGAAGGAGCTATGCAACTCCGTCAGCCTCATCGGCGTCGTCGCCGCACCGGTGGAGATCAAGAACTTCCCCTCCGGTAAGGTTCTCGCATGGACCCGCCTCGCCGTTAAGAAGAACGCCACCCAGAATTCATG GATTAATTTGACGTTCTGGGATGAGCTGGCCCATGCTGCTTTTCAGCATGTACAGAAAGGCCATCAAATTTACGTCTCTGGTCGTTTGGTGACGGATACAGTTGAAAGTGATGAAGGGAAGCAACAAACCTACTACAAG GTGGTTGCTCAGCAACTGAATTTCATTGAAGGGAATTTCTCGCCAGGATCCTCACATGATCAAGACTTCGATTACACGACATCTG GTAAAAAAGCAAGTTATCCGGCAACGAATACTGGTTCTGTAGTTGAGTTATGGCAAGCATTCTTTGCTAGCCCAGGGGAGTGGTGGGACAATAGGAAAAATAAG AGGAACCCAAAAGGCCCCGATTTTAAGCACAAAGATACAGGCGAAGCTCTGTGGGTCGATGGCAGATACAATCCACCATGGGTCAAGTCCCAACTCGAAATATTGGATTCAAGAATGGGATCCCTATCGGGTCACAACTCTAGGATGCCTGTAGATATGGTGACTGCAGATGAGATGTTTTCTTTCTGA